A DNA window from Brassica napus cultivar Da-Ae chromosome C1, Da-Ae, whole genome shotgun sequence contains the following coding sequences:
- the LOC106372993 gene encoding ras-related protein RABA1e — translation MGEYIADEDYDYLFKLVLIGDSSVGKTNLLSRFTKNEFSIESKATIGVEFATKSVHVDEKIIKAQLWDTAGQERYRAITSAYYRGSVGALLVYDITQHVTFENVEQWLKELRDHTDANIVIMLVGNKADLHHLRAVQEDEAKSFSERENMFFMETSALDATNVEQAFTHVLTKICRVMSRKAFDGTGDPTSLSKGQTIDLGSKDDVSVVKSSGCCSGRDYLNL, via the exons ATGGGAGAGTACATAGCCGATGAAGACTACGACTATCTCTTCAAACTAGTCTTGATCGGAGACTCCAGCGTCGGAAAAACAAACCTTTTGTCTCGATTCACCAAAAATGAATTTAGTATCGAGTCAAAGGCTACCATTGGTGTCGAGTTCGCCACGAAAAGTGTTCATGTCGACGAGAAAATCATCAAAGCTCAGCTTTGGGACACCGCCGGTCAAGAAAG GTACAGAGCAATCACGAGTGCATACTACAGAGGATCAGTGGGGGCTCTTCTAGTATACGACATAACTCAACATGTAACGTTCGAGAACGTTGAACAATGGCTCAAAGAGCTTCGTGACCATACCGATGCCAACATCGTGATCATGCTTGTTGGAAACAAAGCTGATCTTCATCACCTTCGTGCAGTTCAAGAGGACGAAGCTAAATCTTTCTCTGAAAGAGAGAACATGTTCTTTATGGAAACATCTGCTCTTGATGCTACAAATGTTGAGCAAGCTTTCACTCATGTCTTGACTAAGATCTGTCGTGTTATGAGCCGTAAAGCTTTTGATGGCACTGGAGATCCGACGTCTTTGTCTAAAGGACAGACCATTGATTTAGGTAGCAAAGATGATGTTTCTGTTGTTAAATCATCTGGTTGTTGCTCAGGCCGAGATTATCTGAATTTATAG
- the LOC106375678 gene encoding uncharacterized protein LOC106375678, protein MVRSELGRRRSLSGAEMAPAAMIYRRGCSMIPTLETIFEERSDDSKVIMGQGHRLLLLVPAIISAVSCVLLFRHDRVVRFS, encoded by the coding sequence ATGGTAAGATCAGAATTAGGAAGAAGGAGATCTTTATCTGGAGCTGAGATGGCGCCGGCGGCCATGATTTATCGCCGGGGATGTTCAATGATTCCGACACTAGAGACCATTTTCGAAGAAAGGTCGGATGATTCAAAAGTCATCATGGGACAAGGACACCGTCTTTTACTTCTTGTTCCGGCGATTATATCGGCCGTCTCATGTGTTTTGTTGTTTAGACATGACCGTGTTGTTCGATTTTCTTGA
- the LOC106374313 gene encoding protein DMP4-like, with amino-acid sequence MNKGKSFKDMEINVVDEDHQGSAQEEIEKPLLEEDKDFPDIERTTWIQKAIGQTFQTTAHLANLLPTGTVLAFQLLSPIFSNGGQCDLVSEIMTSVLVAICGFSCFILSFTDSYKDKNGTICYGFATVHGFWIIDGSATLPQELSKKYKLRFIDFAHAFMSLLVFGAVVLFDRNTVNCFFPAPSAEALEVLTALPVGVGVFCSMLFASFPTTRNGIGFPVPGNK; translated from the coding sequence ATGAACAAAGGAAAAAGCTtcaaagatatggagatcaatGTTGTTGATGAAGATCATCAAGGAAGTGCTCAAGAAGAGATCGAGAAGCCACTTctagaagaagacaaagactTCCCCGATATAGAAAGAACAACATGGATACAAAAGGCAATAGGTCAAACGTTTCAAACCACAGCTCATTTAGCTAATCTCTTACCAACAGGAACGGTTCTAGCGTTTCAACTCTTATCTCCAATTTTCTCAAACGGCGGTCAATGCGATTTGGTTAGCGAGATCATGACATCGGTTCTGGTGGCAATATGTGGATTCTCTTGTTTCATACTTAGCTTCACGGATTCTTACAAAGACAAGAACGGTACTATATGCTACGGGTTTGCAACAGTCCACGGGTTTTGGATCATTGATGGATCGGCAACGCTTCCCCAAGAGTTATCTAAGAAATATAAACTAAGGTTTATAGATTTTGCGCATGCTTTCATGTCGTTATTGGTGTTTGGTGCGGTGGTTTTATTCGATCGGAATACGGTGAATTGCTTTTTTCCGGCACCGTCAGCTGAAGCGTTGGAGGTTCTCACGGCGTTGCCGGTAGGCGTGGGGGTGTTTTGTAGTATGTTGTTTGCATCATTTCCCACAACACGCAATGGTATTGGTTTTCCAGTTCCTGGTAAcaaatga
- the LOC106374344 gene encoding uncharacterized protein LOC106374344 → MAEEEKRTTPEPTRPSPPEPPSKPEDPPPETPTPPATFDPTRMVGIIKRKALIKDLAAAYQAECLAYCRELLDLQKRKDEPFLDTKATDDVRKETLRTSSKRAKKKR, encoded by the exons ATGGCGGAAGAAGAGAAGCGAACTACACCGGAACCTACTCGTCCCTCTCCGCCGGAACCTCCATCAAAACCCGAAGATCCCCCGCCGGAAACACCTACTCCGCCGGCTACATTCGATCCTACTCGAA TGGTTGGGATCATCAAAAGGAAAGCTTTGATTAAGGATTTAGCTGCAGCTTACCAGGCCGAGTGTCTTGCTTATTGCCGAGAACTTCTGGACCTCCAAAAGAGAAAGGACGAG CCGTTTCTGGACACAAAAGCTACAGATGATGTGAGAAAAGAGACGTTGAGGACTTCTTCCAAACGAGCTAAGAAAAAACGTTAA